A region of Streptomyces sp. WMMC500 DNA encodes the following proteins:
- a CDS encoding MFS transporter gives MTRLGADFRRLWLSAAVSNLGDGVRLTALPLLAAAVTRDPVAVAVVSVAAELPWLLVSLPAGALADRVDRRRLMVAVQLARMCLAVLLTATVLADRSSIAILCAFVFLLGIGEVVFDAAAPTILPRIVPRDQLTRGNARLFGVELGANEFAGPPLGGVLFRLGQAVPFVLDAVSFAASAALLGRLRGKFRPERAPDADSSTAGLLREIGEGFRWLWRHPVIRTLSVVVTFMNLARAMTMAVFVLYALETLRLSAVGFGVLSSAVAVGAVAASWAAERIRPAAAGPCLVAAVLGHGLTTVAMGATSDPWVAGASSAAFGFATMTWSVLTAAVRQTVVPDRLLGRISSVHRFLSWGSLPLGSLLGGVLAAAYGLPVPFVAGGAAVVLAALVAARTLLRVSALLDGTGPAARAT, from the coding sequence GTGACCAGGCTGGGGGCGGACTTCCGGCGGCTGTGGTTATCCGCCGCGGTCTCCAACCTGGGCGACGGCGTACGCCTGACCGCCCTGCCCCTGCTCGCCGCCGCCGTGACCCGCGACCCGGTGGCCGTCGCCGTCGTGTCCGTCGCGGCCGAACTCCCCTGGCTGCTGGTCAGCCTCCCCGCCGGCGCCCTGGCCGACCGGGTCGACCGCCGCCGGCTCATGGTCGCCGTCCAGCTCGCCCGGATGTGCCTGGCCGTGCTGCTGACGGCGACCGTCCTGGCCGACCGCTCGTCGATCGCGATCCTGTGCGCCTTCGTGTTCCTGCTGGGCATCGGGGAGGTCGTCTTCGACGCCGCGGCGCCCACGATCCTGCCGCGCATCGTGCCCCGGGATCAGCTCACCCGGGGCAACGCCCGGCTGTTCGGGGTGGAGTTGGGCGCCAACGAGTTCGCGGGACCGCCGCTCGGGGGTGTCCTCTTCCGGCTGGGGCAGGCGGTGCCGTTCGTGCTCGACGCGGTGAGCTTCGCGGCGAGCGCCGCCCTGCTGGGCAGGCTGCGCGGGAAGTTCCGGCCGGAGCGCGCGCCGGACGCCGACTCCTCAACCGCCGGGCTGCTGCGTGAGATAGGCGAGGGCTTCCGCTGGCTCTGGCGGCATCCCGTGATCCGCACCCTGTCGGTCGTCGTCACGTTCATGAACCTCGCCCGCGCGATGACCATGGCCGTCTTCGTCCTCTACGCCCTGGAGACGCTGCGCCTGTCGGCGGTCGGCTTCGGCGTGCTCTCCAGCGCCGTCGCGGTCGGCGCGGTCGCCGCGTCCTGGGCTGCCGAGCGCATCCGCCCCGCGGCGGCCGGCCCGTGCCTGGTGGCCGCCGTCCTTGGGCACGGGCTGACGACGGTCGCGATGGGGGCGACCTCCGACCCGTGGGTGGCGGGGGCGAGCAGCGCGGCGTTCGGCTTCGCGACGATGACGTGGAGCGTGCTGACCGCGGCGGTGCGCCAGACCGTCGTACCGGATCGGCTGCTGGGCCGGATCAGCAGCGTTCATCGGTTCCTGAGCTGGGGCAGCCTGCCGCTGGGGTCGCTGCTGGGCGGGGTACTGGCGGCGGCGTACGGGCTGCCCGTGCCGTTCGTCGCGGGCGGGGCCGCGGTCGTGCTGGCGGCGCTGGTCGCGGCCCGCACGCTGCTGCGGGTCTCGGCGCTGCTCGACGGAACCGGGCCGGCCGCGCGGGCGACTTGA
- a CDS encoding phospholipase, with amino-acid sequence MRPTATKGLVAAGVTAAALLATVAPAEAAPADKPQVLASFTQTSASSYNTWAAAEANRGAWSAYGFNWSTDYCSSSPDNPFGFPFQKSCQRHDFGYRNYKELGTFDANKSRLDSAFYEDLKRVCTRYSGATKTSCDSTAWVYYQAVRAFG; translated from the coding sequence ATGCGCCCCACCGCAACGAAGGGTCTGGTCGCCGCCGGCGTCACCGCGGCGGCCCTCCTGGCAACGGTCGCCCCCGCCGAGGCCGCCCCCGCCGACAAGCCCCAGGTGCTCGCGAGCTTCACGCAGACCAGCGCGTCGAGCTACAACACCTGGGCGGCGGCCGAGGCGAACCGCGGCGCCTGGTCGGCGTACGGGTTCAACTGGTCGACCGACTACTGCAGCAGTTCCCCGGACAACCCCTTCGGCTTCCCCTTCCAGAAGTCCTGCCAGCGCCACGACTTCGGCTACCGCAACTACAAGGAACTGGGCACCTTCGACGCCAACAAGTCCCGCCTCGACAGCGCCTTCTACGAGGACCTCAAGCGCGTCTGCACCCGCTACTCGGGCGCCACCAAGACCTCGTGCGACAGCACGGCCTGGGTCTACTACCAGGCCGTACGCGCCTTCGGCTGA
- a CDS encoding MFS transporter: MAGSEMARELRARDPASHSPLWTADFRLFFTARTTSLLGDAMLPVAITAAVLGAGYGASGVGYALAALVAPFAALIIFGGVLSDRFGARRLMVVSDAARLVFQMALALLFLAGTPRLWQILVLLALVGAGSALFQPGVASVTPRVARDVQKANATLRIAESVTLVLGPSLAGLLLAVSSPAAVVALDALTYAVSGACLFALRAVPMGPGTKRDGAPSFRADLVEGWREFTARTWLWSVIVVFMLWQLAGAGPTTTLGNSTLVTDYGASTFGLVMSSLGAGSVLGGLVAIRLRPRHPLRAGALSMTLWALMPLAVGLGLAAPLVAVCYGISGIGAAFWIVMFHTSVQTHVPQDVLGRVHAYDAAGSLVMKPVGQAAAGPMAGVVGTVPLLFVSATMAVVTCVLLLAIPAVRGLRRVGG; this comes from the coding sequence GTGGCTGGTTCGGAGATGGCCCGTGAGCTGCGAGCCAGGGATCCGGCTTCCCATTCGCCCCTGTGGACGGCGGACTTCCGGCTCTTCTTCACCGCCCGCACCACCTCCCTGCTCGGCGACGCCATGCTCCCCGTCGCCATCACCGCCGCCGTCCTGGGCGCCGGATACGGCGCGAGCGGCGTGGGCTACGCCCTGGCCGCGCTCGTCGCGCCGTTCGCGGCCCTGATCATCTTCGGCGGCGTCCTGTCCGACCGCTTCGGCGCCCGCCGGCTGATGGTCGTCTCGGACGCCGCGCGGCTGGTCTTCCAGATGGCGCTGGCGCTGCTCTTCCTCGCGGGTACGCCCCGGCTGTGGCAGATCCTCGTGCTGCTGGCCCTCGTCGGCGCCGGCAGCGCGCTCTTCCAGCCCGGCGTCGCCAGCGTCACGCCGCGTGTCGCCCGGGACGTACAGAAGGCCAACGCCACCCTGCGCATCGCCGAGTCCGTCACCCTCGTGCTCGGCCCGTCGCTCGCCGGGCTGTTGCTGGCCGTCTCCTCGCCCGCCGCCGTCGTCGCCCTCGACGCCCTGACGTACGCGGTCAGCGGCGCCTGCCTCTTCGCGCTCCGCGCGGTCCCCATGGGCCCCGGCACGAAACGGGACGGCGCGCCGTCGTTCCGGGCCGATCTGGTCGAGGGCTGGCGGGAGTTCACGGCCCGCACCTGGCTGTGGAGCGTCATCGTCGTCTTCATGCTCTGGCAGCTCGCCGGCGCGGGACCCACCACCACCCTCGGCAACAGCACGCTCGTCACCGACTACGGCGCCTCGACCTTCGGCCTGGTCATGTCGTCCCTCGGCGCCGGCAGCGTGCTGGGCGGGCTCGTCGCGATCAGACTCCGCCCGCGGCACCCGCTGCGCGCGGGCGCGCTGTCGATGACCCTGTGGGCGCTGATGCCGCTGGCCGTCGGCCTCGGGCTCGCCGCGCCGCTGGTGGCGGTGTGTTACGGGATCAGCGGAATAGGGGCGGCGTTCTGGATCGTCATGTTCCACACGAGCGTGCAGACGCACGTGCCGCAGGACGTCCTCGGCCGGGTGCACGCGTACGACGCGGCCGGCTCGCTGGTGATGAAGCCGGTCGGCCAGGCGGCGGCCGGTCCGATGGCGGGGGTGGTGGGGACGGTGCCGCTGCTGTTCGTGTCCGCGACGATGGCGGTGGTGACGTGCGTGCTGCTGCTGGCGATCCCGGCGGTACGGGGCCTGCGGCGGGTCGGGGGCTAG
- a CDS encoding DUF5685 family protein yields the protein MFGIIRPCRCRLPKGLAQEWLGHLCGLCLALRGQGGQVARAATNHDGLLISVLYDAQAAPAEGRSGGGWRKAGPCPLRRMRRAEVAYGDGARLAAVVSLLLASAKIRDHVADGDGALARPVLAAPARRVAGGWEAAGARGGAGLGFDTAVLIEAVERQREAEALAGPGTSVLAVTEATELATAAAFAHTAKLAGRPGNAEALAEAGRLFGRVAHLLDAVQDTEEDRRTGAWNPIAATATEPARVRQLCDDATRGVALALADAEFTDDRLVRALLVGELERAVRRTFAHAGGGFGPPPPEFGVPLGQDSGPAEEHRRSGWCDCGGCGDLCNCCQCCGGDDGDDGGGCCDCDCDCGCCDCNC from the coding sequence ATGTTCGGCATCATCCGGCCGTGCCGCTGCCGGCTGCCCAAGGGGCTGGCCCAGGAGTGGCTGGGGCACCTGTGCGGGCTGTGCCTGGCGCTACGCGGCCAGGGCGGGCAGGTCGCGCGGGCGGCCACCAACCACGACGGCCTGCTGATATCGGTGCTGTACGACGCGCAGGCCGCGCCGGCCGAAGGCAGGAGCGGCGGCGGCTGGCGCAAGGCGGGACCGTGCCCGCTGCGCCGGATGCGGCGCGCGGAGGTGGCGTACGGGGACGGGGCACGGCTGGCGGCGGTGGTCTCGCTGCTGCTGGCGTCGGCGAAGATACGCGACCACGTCGCCGACGGCGACGGGGCGCTCGCGCGGCCGGTGCTGGCGGCCCCGGCGCGGCGGGTGGCCGGGGGCTGGGAGGCCGCCGGGGCGCGGGGCGGCGCGGGGCTGGGGTTCGACACCGCGGTGCTGATCGAGGCGGTGGAGCGGCAGCGGGAGGCGGAGGCGCTGGCCGGGCCGGGGACGTCGGTGCTGGCGGTGACCGAGGCGACGGAGCTGGCGACGGCGGCGGCGTTCGCCCACACCGCGAAGCTGGCGGGCCGGCCCGGGAACGCCGAGGCCCTGGCCGAGGCCGGGCGCCTCTTCGGCCGGGTCGCCCACCTGCTGGACGCGGTGCAGGACACGGAGGAGGACCGCCGTACGGGCGCGTGGAACCCGATCGCCGCAACAGCCACGGAGCCCGCCCGGGTGCGGCAGTTGTGCGACGACGCGACACGCGGCGTCGCCCTCGCCCTGGCGGACGCGGAGTTCACCGACGACCGCCTGGTCCGCGCGCTGCTGGTCGGCGAGCTGGAGCGCGCCGTACGCCGGACCTTCGCGCACGCCGGCGGCGGCTTCGGCCCCCCGCCGCCGGAGTTCGGCGTACCGCTGGGGCAGGACAGCGGGCCGGCGGAGGAGCACAGGAGAAGCGGCTGGTGCGACTGCGGCGGCTGCGGTGACCTGTGCAACTGCTGCCAGTGTTGCGGCGGGGACGACGGAGACGACGGCGGCGGTTGCTGCGACTGTGACTGCGACTGCGGTTGCTGCGACTGCAACTGCTAG
- a CDS encoding nuclear transport factor 2 family protein codes for MSADNKTLVQRALAGLIETGGVDGLAPLLSDDFVHHRPDATTSSKAEWLAAVEAALTPLAGMRVEIGHLLADGDHVVMHSRRWLPGGGPEIAVVDIWRVEDGLIAEGWEIIEPVARAAAHLTWWEEPASR; via the coding sequence ATGAGCGCAGACAACAAGACCCTCGTCCAGCGGGCACTCGCCGGACTGATCGAGACGGGCGGCGTCGACGGCCTCGCGCCGCTGCTGAGCGACGACTTCGTCCATCACCGGCCCGACGCGACCACGTCGTCCAAGGCGGAGTGGCTCGCCGCCGTCGAGGCGGCGCTCACCCCGCTCGCCGGCATGCGGGTGGAGATCGGCCACCTGCTGGCCGACGGCGACCACGTCGTCATGCACTCCCGGCGGTGGCTTCCCGGGGGCGGGCCGGAGATCGCGGTGGTCGACATCTGGCGCGTCGAGGACGGGCTGATCGCGGAGGGCTGGGAGATCATCGAGCCGGTGGCCCGGGCCGCCGCCCATCTCACCTGGTGGGAGGAGCCGGCCAGCCGCTGA
- a CDS encoding CE1758 family FMN-dependent luciferase-like monooxygenase — MQFGIFSVGDIAPDPVTGRTYSEAERIDNIVRVAKRADEVGLDVFALGEHHNPPFIPSSPPTLLAYVAAQTERIMLSTSVTLMTTNDPVKIAEDYAMLQHVAKGRLDLMVGRGNTVPVYPWFGKDIREGVALALENYNLLHRLWREDVVDWEGRFRTPLQGFTATPRPLDDVPPFVWHGSIRSPEIAEQAAYYGNGFFANHILAPNFHFKRLVDLYRQRYAHYEHGTPEQAIVGLGGMSFVAGRSQDAVERFRPYFENYPMFRGSRLEDHMEATPLTVGSPQQVIDKVLTFQEGFGDYQRQLFAVDGLALPVDMALEQVELLGTEVVPVLRRELESRRADGVPDAPTHGSLVSAKYGDAEPRQPRPNPNRGDNLSGTMPYQDSDPAVQAKFPVVI, encoded by the coding sequence ATGCAGTTCGGGATCTTCAGCGTCGGCGACATCGCCCCCGACCCGGTGACCGGCCGGACCTACAGCGAGGCCGAGCGCATCGACAACATCGTCCGGGTCGCGAAGCGGGCCGACGAGGTGGGGCTCGACGTGTTCGCGCTGGGGGAGCACCACAATCCCCCGTTCATCCCCTCGTCGCCGCCGACCCTCCTGGCCTACGTCGCGGCGCAGACCGAGCGCATCATGCTCAGCACCTCGGTCACCCTGATGACCACGAACGACCCGGTGAAGATCGCCGAGGACTACGCCATGCTCCAGCACGTCGCCAAGGGGCGGCTGGACCTCATGGTCGGGCGCGGCAACACCGTGCCGGTCTACCCGTGGTTCGGCAAGGACATCCGCGAGGGCGTCGCGCTGGCGCTGGAGAACTACAACCTGCTGCACCGGCTGTGGCGCGAGGACGTCGTCGACTGGGAGGGCAGGTTCCGTACGCCGCTGCAGGGGTTCACCGCCACGCCGCGCCCGCTGGACGACGTGCCGCCGTTCGTCTGGCACGGCTCCATCCGCTCGCCGGAGATCGCCGAGCAGGCCGCGTACTACGGGAACGGGTTCTTCGCCAACCACATCCTGGCGCCGAACTTCCACTTCAAGCGGCTCGTCGACCTCTACCGGCAGCGCTACGCGCACTACGAGCACGGCACCCCCGAGCAGGCCATCGTCGGCCTCGGCGGGATGTCGTTCGTCGCCGGGCGGTCGCAGGACGCGGTGGAGCGCTTCCGCCCGTACTTCGAGAACTACCCGATGTTCCGCGGGTCCCGGCTCGAAGACCACATGGAGGCGACGCCGCTGACCGTGGGCAGCCCGCAGCAGGTCATCGACAAGGTCCTCACCTTCCAGGAGGGCTTCGGCGACTACCAGCGGCAGTTGTTCGCGGTCGACGGGCTGGCGCTGCCGGTCGACATGGCCCTGGAGCAGGTCGAACTGCTCGGCACCGAGGTCGTGCCGGTCCTGCGCAGGGAACTGGAGTCGCGCCGGGCGGACGGCGTGCCGGACGCGCCGACGCACGGGTCGCTCGTCAGCGCCAAGTACGGGGACGCGGAGCCGCGCCAGCCGCGGCCGAACCCCAACCGCGGCGACAACCTGTCCGGCACCATGCCGTACCAGGACAGCGACCCCGCCGTCCAGGCGAAGTTCCCCGTGGTGATCTGA
- a CDS encoding MarR family winged helix-turn-helix transcriptional regulator, producing the protein MAATTTQIALAAWESLLRAQATIAREFEYTGDWGDVLPREYAVLHALSASDDGRRITDLMQDALLTQAGVSRLVARLEKRGYVERRDDPADARACRVALSAAGRETYRRLGQAHARQVREVMTRALGTQELETLRELTEALIAADPGSPAPSSPSSPSSPSTRAQRRRSA; encoded by the coding sequence ATGGCGGCCACCACGACGCAGATCGCGCTCGCGGCCTGGGAGTCGTTGCTACGGGCCCAGGCCACGATCGCCCGCGAGTTCGAGTACACGGGCGACTGGGGGGACGTGCTGCCGCGCGAGTACGCCGTCCTGCACGCCCTGTCCGCCTCGGACGACGGCCGCCGGATCACCGACCTCATGCAGGACGCGCTGCTGACGCAGGCCGGTGTCTCGCGCCTCGTGGCCCGGCTGGAGAAGCGGGGGTACGTCGAGCGCCGCGACGACCCCGCGGACGCCCGCGCCTGCCGCGTCGCGCTCAGCGCGGCGGGGCGCGAGACGTACCGCAGGCTGGGGCAGGCCCACGCGCGGCAGGTGCGGGAGGTGATGACGCGGGCCCTGGGCACGCAGGAACTCGAAACGCTGCGGGAGCTGACCGAGGCCCTCATCGCCGCCGACCCCGGCTCCCCCGCCCCCTCCAGCCCCTCTTCCCCCTCTTCCCCGTCCACCCGAGCGCAGCGAAGGAGGTCCGCGTGA
- a CDS encoding CE1759 family FMN reductase encodes MTTERKIVVINAGVSEESSTRRLAGRIAQQSIDTLAAAGIPATVSMLDLGPLATDIARSLVSGFPTAPVSDAIAGLAGADAVIAATPVYKAGISGLFKSFADLIDNDLLIAVPVILAATGGTARHAMVTDDQLRPLFAFLRALPVPTSLYAAPEDWGSLELGKRIARAAGELAVLLRTDAPRQIADDNWTGYQHTFAGQATRADQSATDVDFSTDLMRLAAGGEAT; translated from the coding sequence GTGACCACCGAACGGAAGATCGTCGTCATCAACGCCGGTGTCAGCGAGGAGTCGTCGACCCGCAGGCTCGCCGGCCGGATCGCGCAGCAGAGCATCGACACCCTCGCCGCGGCCGGGATCCCGGCCACCGTGAGCATGCTCGACCTCGGGCCGCTGGCCACCGACATCGCGCGTTCGCTCGTCTCCGGCTTCCCCACCGCGCCGGTGAGCGACGCGATCGCCGGGCTGGCGGGCGCGGACGCGGTGATCGCGGCGACGCCGGTGTACAAGGCGGGGATCAGCGGCCTGTTCAAGTCGTTCGCCGACCTGATCGACAACGACCTGCTCATCGCCGTGCCGGTGATCCTCGCGGCCACCGGCGGCACCGCCCGCCACGCGATGGTCACCGACGACCAGCTCCGCCCGCTCTTCGCCTTCCTCCGTGCCCTGCCGGTGCCCACGTCGCTGTACGCGGCGCCGGAGGACTGGGGCTCCCTCGAGCTGGGGAAGCGGATCGCCCGGGCGGCCGGCGAACTGGCCGTCCTGCTGCGTACCGACGCGCCGCGGCAGATCGCCGACGACAACTGGACGGGTTACCAGCACACGTTCGCCGGCCAGGCCACCCGCGCGGACCAGAGCGCGACGGACGTCGACTTCAGCACGGACCTGATGCGCCTGGCCGCCGGCGGCGAGGCGACCTGA
- a CDS encoding DoxX family protein — MNVALWIAAGLLAVVYAVGSVSKLFLPKEKLAAHPSGRWVEDFDARTVQAIGGVEALAAVGLILPAALDIAPVLVPLAATGAALLMTGAVATRVRRREKVVVLDLTYLALALFVAVGRFGPESFT, encoded by the coding sequence ATGAACGTCGCTCTGTGGATCGCCGCGGGCTTACTGGCCGTGGTCTACGCGGTCGGCTCCGTCAGCAAGCTGTTCCTGCCCAAGGAGAAACTGGCCGCCCACCCGAGCGGGAGGTGGGTCGAGGACTTCGACGCCCGCACCGTCCAGGCCATCGGCGGCGTCGAGGCCCTCGCCGCGGTGGGCCTGATCCTGCCCGCCGCCCTCGACATCGCACCGGTCCTGGTGCCGCTGGCCGCCACCGGCGCGGCGCTGCTGATGACCGGCGCGGTCGCGACCCGCGTGCGCCGCCGCGAGAAGGTGGTGGTGCTGGACCTGACGTACCTGGCCCTGGCCCTCTTCGTGGCGGTGGGCCGCTTCGGACCCGAGTCCTTCACCTGA
- a CDS encoding SRPBCC family protein, giving the protein MGARTEHAVLIEAPVDLVWTMTNDVESWPDMFAGYAETEILRHTDDGIDFRIKTRPDANGRVWEWVSHRSPDRDSLSVRAHRIETGPFVYMKLHWTYRVTREGTEMRWVQEFDMRDGAPYDNDQMTDHLNEMSEINMARIKGIVEQEHRTRQEDARDG; this is encoded by the coding sequence ATGGGGGCGCGCACCGAACACGCCGTCCTCATCGAGGCCCCGGTCGACCTCGTGTGGACCATGACCAACGACGTCGAGTCCTGGCCCGACATGTTCGCCGGCTACGCCGAGACGGAGATCCTCCGGCACACGGACGACGGCATCGACTTCCGGATCAAGACGCGCCCGGACGCGAACGGGCGGGTGTGGGAGTGGGTTTCCCACCGCAGCCCCGACCGGGACTCCCTCTCGGTCCGGGCACACCGGATCGAAACCGGCCCCTTCGTCTACATGAAGCTGCACTGGACCTACCGCGTGACCCGCGAGGGCACCGAGATGCGCTGGGTGCAGGAGTTCGACATGCGGGACGGCGCCCCGTACGACAACGACCAGATGACCGACCACCTCAACGAGATGTCCGAGATCAACATGGCGCGGATCAAGGGAATCGTGGAGCAGGAGCACCGGACCAGGCAGGAGGACGCCCGCGACGGCTGA
- a CDS encoding acyl carrier protein, which translates to MTDLNGDIADIAFDELGYDSLALLELSARIKQTLGVDIPESDMRTPGGTLRMINDRVSGAGA; encoded by the coding sequence GTGACCGATCTGAACGGCGACATCGCCGACATCGCCTTCGACGAACTCGGCTACGACTCGCTCGCCCTGCTGGAGCTGTCCGCCCGGATCAAGCAGACCCTCGGCGTCGACATCCCGGAGTCCGACATGCGGACCCCCGGGGGCACGCTCCGGATGATCAACGACCGGGTCTCCGGGGCGGGGGCCTGA